Genomic DNA from Thermogemmatispora onikobensis:
GACTGATCGATCATGTAATCGATGCGCGGCGCCTGGGGCTGACTGGCTGCAGCGACCAGCTCATTGAAGACCAGAAACAGCTCAAACGGATGCTGCGAGCCGACAATCAGGTCATCATCGGCATAGCGCCGATCGTTGAAATGGAAGCCACCCAGGATCTCCTCATCAAGAAGGAAAGCCACAATATGGGCCAGGTTGGTTCCCTGGGGATGATGCCCGGTATCAACCAGGACGCGCGCCTGCGGCCCCAGCTTGCGCGCCAGGGTATAGGCCATCCCCCAATCGGCCAGATCGGTATGGTAGAAAGCCGGCTCAAAAAACTTATATTCGATCAAAAGGCGCATACCGGGCGCAAGAGCGGCGTAAATCTCGGCCAGAGTCTCCTCCAGGCGGTGCTTGCGGGCTCGCAGATCGTCCTGGCCGGGGTAGTTTGTCCCATCAGCCAGCCAGAGGCTGATTGTATCTGACTGCACCTCGCGCGCGATCTGAATGCACTCCAGGACATGCTCCACAGCGCGACGGCGCACCGCGGGATCAGGGTGGCAGAGGCTGCCAAAACGATACTCCTCATCCTGAAAGAGATTGGGATTGACCGCTCCGATGCGCACGCCTAGCTCGGCGGCATAGGCTTTGACTGCCGCCCAATCGTCTTCTTTATCCCAGGGAATATGAATGGCCACCCGCGGGCAGACCCCCGTCAGGCGATGAACCAGGGCCGCATCGGCCAGCTTTTCGCGTAAATTGCGGGCCGCCCCAGGCCAGTGGAAGACCTTAAAACGGGTTCCTGAGTCTCCGTAGCCCCAGGAAGGCGTCTCGATGGTAAAGCCTTTGATAGCTTCCAGCACATGGCGCCGCTCTGGTAATGCTTCGCTGGCGAGCTGAGCGTGGCCAGTGCCAGTGGTCGGCTGATCCTGTTCCTGCTTCAAGCGAACCTCCTTCACATCGCGACACAGCGTTAGCTCGGGGCTGGCACAGCGAGCCACGGGACGATGCCCGCGGGCACCAGGCCGCTCCGCCGGCCAGCCCGACCGGGTCCAGGTCAGATCAGAGCAGGTGGCACAGCCTGCGCAGTGCAGGCTGCGCCGCGACGCCCTCAGCAGCCTCAGAAGTTGAACTGATCGATGTTGTCCTTATTAAAGACCGTCGGCGGACCGAGCAGGACCACATTGTTGGGGCCGATAGTCTTCGTGCCGAGCTTGCCAGCATTGAAGCTCTCGCCCGGCTTCCCGGTGATTTTGCCCTCCACCAGGGCTGCTGCCGCATAGTAGGCCAGATAGCCCAAATCAGCAGGGTTCCACAGAGCAAACTCCGGGCACGTCCCATCCTTGACATACTTGCGCATCAGATTCGGTGTCCCCAGCCCGGTCAGCATGACCTTGCCGCCCTTGCCTACCGATTCGATAGCGCGCGCCGCGGCAGCCAGGCCGACCGTTGTCGGCGAAATGATCCCTTTGAGGTTGGGGTAAGCCTGCAGCAGCCCCAGGGTCTCCTGGAAACTCTTCTGGTCATCATCATTACCGTATGCAATCTTGACCAGATGCATATTCTTGTACTGGGGTTTCGTCAGCTCATCCTTCATGTACCCGATCCAGGTGTTCTGGTTGGTGGCCGTGCTGGCCGCCGAGAGGATGGCGATATCGCCGCTATAGTTGATCAGCTTTCCCAGAATCTGGACCTCGATCCGCCCGATATCCTCGGAATTGGCCTGATTCACAAAGATCTGACGCGCATCGGAAGCGACATCTGAGTCATAGCTGACCACCTTAATTCCCTGCTGCATCGCGCGCTTGAGGGCCGGCGCCAGGGCGTTAGGATCGTTGGCCGAGACCACAATAGCGCTCACATGCTGCTCCGTCAGCGTGTTAATAAACGGCACCTGTGCCGCTGCGCTATTCTCCGTCGGGCCAACCTGCTTGAACTGCCCCTTCAGCTCTGAGGCAGCCTGCTTGGCGCCGTTGGCCGCGGTATCGAAATAGGGATTGTTGATCGCCTTGGGGAGAAAGGCAACATTGAGCGAAGGGGAGCCTCCGCCCGAGCTGCCACTCCCGCTACTGCTGCTGCCACCGCAGGCAGCCAGCATCAGCAGCATTGCTACAGACAGAGCGCTGAGCAGTGTGCGCAACAGCGTCTTCACTGTTTTCCTCCTCCTTACCAACGCTCCCACAAGCGGAGCGTCCTGGTGTGGTAGTGGTGATGACAACCAACACATCTATCCCGAGACAGGGCAGAGCACCACCCCAGACGAGGGTCGAGTCAGCGCCGGGCCAGCCCGATCAGGCCAGTCGAGCTAGCGGCGCTGCCTTCCCTCGCGGGCAGCAGCCCCTGTCTCTTCAGGCGCAGCGCGCGCGCTGGGGGCCAGCCCGCCAGCAGGCCCCTCGGCAGCCGCGTGCCTGCGCGAGGCCGCCTCCTGCAAACGCCGGACCACATTAGGTCCCAGTACCGAAAGGATGAGCAAGGCGCCCACGGCAATATTCTGGATATCGCCGCTGATATCCGCCAGGCCCAGCGCATTGCGCAGCACTCCGATGATCAGGAGCGAGAGCACCACGCCGGGCAGGCTGCCGCTGCCACCGAAGATATTGACTCCACCCAGCAGGACAATCGTCACCACATCCAACTCAAAGCCGAGGGCGTTATCAGCACGCGCGTTGGAGAAACGCGCCGTGAAGACCACACCGGCCAGGGCCGCTACCAGGCCCGAGAGGACAAAGAGCAGCAACTTGATATTGTCAACGCGGATACCGGCAAAGCGAGCCGCCTCCTTGTTACTGCCAATGGCATAGATCTGCCGGCCCAGCGTACTGCGATGCAAAAGCAAGGAGAAGAGCAGCGCCAAAGCCACGAAGAGTACGAACGGCCAGGGGATCAGAGTGCCCGGGACCGTGCCAAAGCCAAAGTTCGTGAAGGCCGGCGGGAAATTGCTCACCGCCTGGTCGCCCATGACTACATAGGCCAGGCCGCGAAAGAGAGCCAATGTCCCAAGCGTGACCACCAGCGACGGCAGGCCGAGGCGCGTGACCGCCAGACCATTAACCAGGCCGCAAAGGGCCCCAATCAACAAGACCAGGGCGATGGCCAGACCCAGCGGCCAGCCGTGGCTCCAGGTATAGCCCAGCACGACGCTGGCCAGTCCGAGAATCGAGGCCACCGAGAGATCGATCTCGCCAGCGATGACGATCAGCGTCATGGTCAGGGCCATCAGGGCCTTCTCCATCATGTCGCCGATCAGCAGCGAGAAGTTGGACAGGCTTAGAAAATAGGGCGAGAGCGTACTTCCCAGCGCCAGAGACAGTACCAGCAGCACCAGCAGCAGCGCCTCCCACGAGCGCACCCAGGCCGGGAGACGAGCCAGACCACCGCCCGAGGCCGCTGCTTGCCACTCCTCTTTTGCCAGAACGGAGGCTGAGGGAGCAGCCGCTGAGGGCGCTTCGAGACCGAGCGCAGGCCGCTTCTTGCCTTCGGATGAATCGCTCATCGTTGCCTCCCACTGAGCAGGCGGCGCTGGAGCCAGCGCGTAATCAGAGCATCCAGCGTCACCGCTGCCAGAATAGCAGCGCCATCGATCGCCTGCAGCCAGAACTGCGATAGCCTCAGCAAGGTCAAAGCATTATCGATCGTCCCGAGCACGATCGCGCCCAACATCGCCCCCAGGATGGTCCCGGAGCCGCCGAAGATATTCACTCCACCGACGACGACCGCGGCGATCACCTGCAGCTCCAGGCCAGTGGCCGCCCCCGAGTCGACCGTCGCAAAGCGCGCTCCCCAGAGCACTCCCGCGAAGCCGCTCAAGAGGCCACAGAGCAGAAAGGTCAGGAAAATCAAACGCTCACTGCGCAAGCCAGCCAGGCGCGCCGCCTCGGGATTGCTCCCCAGGGCATATAGCTCGCGACCGGTGCGAGCGGCCCGTAGCAGATAGGCAAAGAGCAGCGCGATGGCCGCCGCAAAAATGATCAGGGCCGGGATGCCCAGAATATGGGTGGTGGCCAGGGAGAGGAAGCTATCTGGCACGTCGTAAGCGCTCACCTGCGTGCCGCCGGCGATATATGAGTCGAGGCCGCGGTAGAGATAGAGCGTCCCCAGGGTTGCCACAATGGCCGGCACCCGTCCCAGCGCCACAATCAGGCCGTTGATCGCCCCCAGCACGGCCCCCAGGAGGCAGCCGAGCAAGACAATCAGAATCACTGGCGTCTGCGGATGGTTCTTCAGGACGTCGGCGCAGACAAAGGCGGTCATGCCGACGGTCGAGCCAACCGAGAGGTCTACATTGCGCGTCAGGATCACCATTGTCTCGCCGACCGCGACAATAGCCAGGATGGCGATCGAGAGCAGAATCTGTTCGAAATTGCCCGGCGTCAGGAAGCGGGGCGTTTGCAGACCGACCAGGGCAATAATGACGAGGAGCACGACGATCAGGCCCAGCTCTCGCACGCGGCCCACCAGGGCTACAAGACGCTTGCCGCCAGAACGCGCGCGCCAGCGCGACTCTTCAACACGGGTCGTTGTTGTGCTCATGCCCTTACCTCGCTCATCTGCTCTGTCTGTTCTGTCCCGTTGCTGCCAGCATGACTTTCTCCTGATCGGCCTCGGCGCGACTGAACAGCCCACTGACGCGGCCCTCGTGCATGACGAGCACCCGGTCCGACATGGCCAGAATCTCTGGTAGCTCGCTGGAGATCAGGAGGATGGCCAGACCGCGCGCGGCTAATTCGGAGATGATGCGATGGACCTCGGCCTTGGCGCCAATGTCGATGCCGCGCGTTGGCTCATCAAGGATGAGGATGCGTGGCTCGGTCGCCAGCCATTTGCCCAAGACCACCTTTTGCTGATTGCCGCCCGAGAGGGCGCGCACCGGCTGAGTCAGGCGCCCCCCTCGCACGCGCAGACGCTCAGCGTAGTCGGCGGCGATCTTCAGTTCCTGGCGCGATCTGATCAGCGAGAAGCGCGCGACGCGCTGCAAAATAGAAAGGGTCATATTTCTGGCAATGGAGAAATCGAGGACGAGGCCCTGCTGATGGCGATCTTCGGGAACATAGGCGATGCCATAACGCATGGCATCACGCGGGGAGCGAATGCTGACCGGGCGCCCGTCAACCAGGATTTGGCCGCTCTCGGCCTGATCGATGCCGAAGAGTACACGCGCTACCTCGGTGCGACCCGCCCCGACCAGACCAGCCAGCCCGAGGATCTCGCCACGTCGCAGCTGGAAGCTCACGTCGCGGAAGACGCCGGCACGGGTCAAATGGCGCACCTCCAGCACCACTTCGCCGATCGCCGCCTCCTCCTTGGGGAAGAGGGCCGCCAGCTCGCGCCCTACCATGTGGCGAACGATCTCTTCAGCGGTCAGAGCCTGAGCCGAAGCTGTGATGACGCGCTGCCCGTCGCGCAAGACCGTCACGCGGCTGGCCAGACGAAAGACCTCCTCCAGGCGATGGCTGACAAAGAGAATCGCCACCTGCCGCGCCCGCAATTGTTCGACAATGGCGAAGAGGTCCTCGACCTCGCGCGGCGAGAGCGACGCCGTCGGCTCATCCATGATCAAAACACGGGCATCCTGCGATAAGGCCCGCGCAATCTCTACCAACTGCCGATCAGCTACCGAGAGACCCCGCACCGGCAGATAGACATTCAGCTCGACTCCCAGCGACTGCAGTAGCTGCTCTACTTCGTGATACATGCGGCGCCAATCAATGCGCCCCAGGCGATCGCGCGGTTGGTGGCCCATGAAAACGTTCTCGGCCACGTCCAAATCGGGGAAAAGGGTCGGTTCCTGATGAATGACAGCAATACCTGCGGCCTGGGCCTGCGCGGGACTGCGCAGCTCGACCGCCTCGCCGTTGATTTTGAGGAGACCACGATCGGGGCGGTGCACGCCTGCCAGAATCTTTACCAGCGTGCTTTTGCCGGCACCATTTTCGCCCACCAGAGCATGAACCTCGCCCGCATAGAGACTCAAGTCCACCTCTTTGAGGGCCTGAATGGCACCAAAGCGCTTGCTAACGCCGACCAGCTCGATTACGGGCACCGCCGCCTGCGGCGCGGCAACTTCCATAGTTCCCCCTGGTGAGTGTCTTTCGCTGACGATCAGTTCTACACTCTATCCGCTGATCAGTCCGACGATCAGGCAATCGGCCAGTCAGTGGGCCTGGTCATTGGCCCGCCCTGGCCGGGGTATATGGGCCGGCTGCTGATTGAAACGTTTCAATGGTGAGAGTATAATCGAGGCCAGCCCGATTGTCAAGGGGAAACGCGCCTTTGTTTGGCGGGTGCGCGGCAGAAAGATGGCCACCAGGCGGACGGCCAGGTAGATAGCCAGAGGGCAGACAATTGTGGCATACTATTTTGTGATGCAGTCAGGTCAGTCAGCAGAGGAAGAGGCTTCCGCGGCGCTCCTGACTGCCAGCAGCCCGGAGGGCGGGTCGAGGTCCTTCTTCTTTTTGGAGGCTTCGACTCGACCGGGATGACATAGCGAAGAGACCCCACCCCAGCGCGCAGGAGTTGCCTGTGCTTGAGAGGAGCGACAGCCAGATTGCCTGCGGCATCAGGGGTTTGCCTTATCATTACTATCATCTTTCTTTCTTTCTTTCTTTCC
This window encodes:
- a CDS encoding ABC transporter permease encodes the protein MSTTTTRVEESRWRARSGGKRLVALVGRVRELGLIVVLLVIIALVGLQTPRFLTPGNFEQILLSIAILAIVAVGETMVILTRNVDLSVGSTVGMTAFVCADVLKNHPQTPVILIVLLGCLLGAVLGAINGLIVALGRVPAIVATLGTLYLYRGLDSYIAGGTQVSAYDVPDSFLSLATTHILGIPALIIFAAAIALLFAYLLRAARTGRELYALGSNPEAARLAGLRSERLIFLTFLLCGLLSGFAGVLWGARFATVDSGAATGLELQVIAAVVVGGVNIFGGSGTILGAMLGAIVLGTIDNALTLLRLSQFWLQAIDGAAILAAVTLDALITRWLQRRLLSGRQR
- a CDS encoding L-rhamnose isomerase translates to MLEAIKGFTIETPSWGYGDSGTRFKVFHWPGAARNLREKLADAALVHRLTGVCPRVAIHIPWDKEDDWAAVKAYAAELGVRIGAVNPNLFQDEEYRFGSLCHPDPAVRRRAVEHVLECIQIAREVQSDTISLWLADGTNYPGQDDLRARKHRLEETLAEIYAALAPGMRLLIEYKFFEPAFYHTDLADWGMAYTLARKLGPQARVLVDTGHHPQGTNLAHIVAFLLDEEILGGFHFNDRRYADDDLIVGSQHPFELFLVFNELVAAASQPQAPRIDYMIDQS
- the rhaS gene encoding rhamnose ABC transporter substrate-binding protein, which encodes MLLMLAACGGSSSSGSGSSGGGSPSLNVAFLPKAINNPYFDTAANGAKQAASELKGQFKQVGPTENSAAAQVPFINTLTEQHVSAIVVSANDPNALAPALKRAMQQGIKVVSYDSDVASDARQIFVNQANSEDIGRIEVQILGKLINYSGDIAILSAASTATNQNTWIGYMKDELTKPQYKNMHLVKIAYGNDDDQKSFQETLGLLQAYPNLKGIISPTTVGLAAAARAIESVGKGGKVMLTGLGTPNLMRKYVKDGTCPEFALWNPADLGYLAYYAAAALVEGKITGKPGESFNAGKLGTKTIGPNNVVLLGPPTVFNKDNIDQFNF
- a CDS encoding sugar ABC transporter ATP-binding protein; this translates as MEVAAPQAAVPVIELVGVSKRFGAIQALKEVDLSLYAGEVHALVGENGAGKSTLVKILAGVHRPDRGLLKINGEAVELRSPAQAQAAGIAVIHQEPTLFPDLDVAENVFMGHQPRDRLGRIDWRRMYHEVEQLLQSLGVELNVYLPVRGLSVADRQLVEIARALSQDARVLIMDEPTASLSPREVEDLFAIVEQLRARQVAILFVSHRLEEVFRLASRVTVLRDGQRVITASAQALTAEEIVRHMVGRELAALFPKEEAAIGEVVLEVRHLTRAGVFRDVSFQLRRGEILGLAGLVGAGRTEVARVLFGIDQAESGQILVDGRPVSIRSPRDAMRYGIAYVPEDRHQQGLVLDFSIARNMTLSILQRVARFSLIRSRQELKIAADYAERLRVRGGRLTQPVRALSGGNQQKVVLGKWLATEPRILILDEPTRGIDIGAKAEVHRIISELAARGLAILLISSELPEILAMSDRVLVMHEGRVSGLFSRAEADQEKVMLAATGQNRQSR
- a CDS encoding ABC transporter permease; amino-acid sequence: MSDSSEGKKRPALGLEAPSAAAPSASVLAKEEWQAAASGGGLARLPAWVRSWEALLLVLLVLSLALGSTLSPYFLSLSNFSLLIGDMMEKALMALTMTLIVIAGEIDLSVASILGLASVVLGYTWSHGWPLGLAIALVLLIGALCGLVNGLAVTRLGLPSLVVTLGTLALFRGLAYVVMGDQAVSNFPPAFTNFGFGTVPGTLIPWPFVLFVALALLFSLLLHRSTLGRQIYAIGSNKEAARFAGIRVDNIKLLLFVLSGLVAALAGVVFTARFSNARADNALGFELDVVTIVLLGGVNIFGGSGSLPGVVLSLLIIGVLRNALGLADISGDIQNIAVGALLILSVLGPNVVRRLQEAASRRHAAAEGPAGGLAPSARAAPEETGAAAREGRQRR